The DNA window GATACTCCACACCTTCTAAAAGTGCCATATCAAGACTTTGTAATACGTCAGAATTCATTAAATAGTCATTGATAATATCGTCGTATCTTGGAGTAATGCCCCACTTCATACCTATCTTGTCAATAATACGATCAAAAGATTGACTTTTCACTGTTGCACCGTTCCAGAAACCGGTTACAGTACTAGATAACACATTGTTATCAATCATATACAGTAAGTATCTAAGCATAAGCACAGCTTGCTGACAGCTGAAATAGGTACTTCCTAATTTATCGGATGCAGAATTAGTCAAAAGCTCTATCTGATTGCGAAGATTGTCCATAACAGAAGTAACAAGTAGATCAGACACTTTTTTCTCATCATTATTCGAAGTAAGTCTTTTATTCTGCTGCTGCAGTTTTCTAAATTCACTTTTGAAGGAGAGCCTCATACAAAAGCCCATTTGGATAAGCCATATTTTTACCATAGTAAAAATTACCAGTTTATTCAAAGAGTACTCAAATTCTTCCTTGATACGAGAAGCGAGTTTTCCATTCAAGTAGTCCAGAATTATTCGTGCCAATTGTAGGTATTTTCTGATACATTCTATGGAAAACATATCGTAAAGTTCCTTATAGCTGCCCCAATCTTTAGCAgatttcatttcaaaatgtGCTGCTAATAGACTATAGGTAGACATAAGACTGCTTAAGCCAATCAAATTAACCGTCAAATTCTCAACGAATTCTACGCTATTGATATCCACTTTTGCTCCTCTGAAATGCATATCTACATATTCCTTTTCAGAGGCATGGCCATTTACGAGATCAGAATAAGGAAACTTCTGGCTCATGAAGTCGTTCAGTCTTTCAATGTTCTCTAACACATCGGCTAATGATGTTCCATTATTAATTGGTGCCAGGCTGTTCATTAGACGGACTAAGTTAATGTGGAACtcatatttgtttttttgaACGTTGAATAGTCTTCTGTCAAAGTCAGAGGCATGCCTGAAGCCtttcatgaaatttttcgaTAAATAGTCATCGCGATGGTCAAGCATGAAACATTTAAGTTGTTCATAATCTCTACAAGTTGATCCAGCGTCCTGCGTGATAATAAGTAACCTCAGTGACTGGAGACTAATCCAcaatcttcttctaaagataaaaaaagactCTTCAAAGGCAGGATTGTTTTGAAACCTCGTAAAATATGAAGGATCTTGAAAAAGACCTAGTGTATTTGCTAGTTCAGTTACGCACTTTAAAGTTAAAATATCGTTGTGCATAGAATGTGTTGCTCCATTTTCTGGGTCCAAATATTctgaaatgaaaataagaagCATGCAACAAAGAATGTTCTCGTTTGTGAATTTGAATCCATTCAATAAAGATAACAATTTCTGGGAGAATATTACAAATTGCTTCGCCGTTTCTGAAGAATTGTTTTTAGTGTCATCTGATTTCTTGGTCAAAAGACTATCACTTctcaaagaaattgataagATCAATAAGAAAATAACCAACGTTTCCAATTTTGGTCTTATGTTGGAGTTAAAAACCTTAATTTCGTAACGGTTACCTGGTATCTCGACCaaaatttcagatatttttctttcaaaagaaggTATATCAATTAATGGGAAAAAGGGATAGATATTCTCGTAGAAGTTTTTTAGTAGTAAATTGATCTGCTGTTTATCCACTAATATTAATTCAACCTCTCTTAAAAGGGTCTTTATGGAGGAAAGAAGATTTGGGTGCATAGTATCTTCGATTGTATATAGTGTGTTGAAATAGTCCAAAGGAAGTTGATTTGTCACATAATTATTGGATTTTTCAACCCACTTGGCTATGACAGTTTCTATGAAGGATAAAGGGCTTAGTTGATTTCCTAGTAGTTCATTAGAATATACAGTATCGTTTGATATCCCATTCAGTCTATATTGTAGATCAGCCATAGTGCTTCCATGCAGAAAAGCACAGAGAACCCTCTTGTATGGATCATGTTGAATCATAGAATGGCAACTGAGAGGCATGTCATAGTATGTAGTCGAGCCATACGTAACATAAGTGTCTCTTGGCTTCAATAAATCTAATCGAATGTCAAtagtaatatttttatgtTTAAAGTACTCCAGGTCGAACACGGTATTACCTAAATTATGGCTATGAAATGTAAGAGTACTGCCACTATCTATATTGCTGTTACCGTCGGTACTTATATCAGTAAAAGACGTGGACAGCTTTAAAGTATGGTTGGAAGAATCATCTGGTATGGTTATCTGGCTGGCATTCTCTGATTCGTAAGCGCAAACTTTACCATCTTTTTTGCATCTGTTACAATAAGGTCTGGCTTTATCACATTTCAACTTTCTACTCCTGCATTCCAAGCAAACGTAGCTGGGCCTTTGCTTTCTTTGACGTTTTTCCTGCATCTTGTCGTAGTTATCTTCAAGTCAGTTCTGCATGAAGTAAGCTATCAATATTAGTATAGGttatcaaatcttttgGAAATATTTGGAGGTATGGGTTTCACGCTCTTAAAAGTAAACTGAACTGATTACTTCTTTGGTGGAATCAACAGCGCTACGACACAATCTATAGATGTATTTAAGCATTAACTATTAGAGTATCTTATTTGCCCATTTTATTCATGTAAAATAACTTGTACTCGCGGAATTTGTGTATTGTGAAAACACATGACAACCCAGTTATTGGGCTGAAAACCAGACATTTTACCCTGTGGATTGTTTTATTATAGTGTGGAAAATTAAGACTCATGAATACACCGAGTATATATTGGTCATTACTGAGTTTCTTTGTAATGAATACTGTAAGCATCTAAAAGTTTGAGCTTCAtctcttttatttttaattttagtTAGAGgttaaagaaaatttgggTTATAAGAGTgtatttaaatttgaatcaattgtTGTAACATTGGCTAAAATTatgaaataaataattttccaaCTATATTACTTGAATTCTATCCAAATAATCcataataaataaatcacGGGACAACATTACTGTGTCTGTTCTCTTCTTGTCATGTATGTCACTGTTAGATATTTACCATATTGGATCTTTTCTTGTGCGAAAAATTCGTCGCATcgaatcttgaaaaatgtaTTCTACCTTTGGACcttcatttatatatgacTCGAttgtgaaaaattgaataaagtACAAGGATAACCATGGAGGCCCAACTAGTCCCTATTACTCAAAGTCCATACACTGAAAGGGATGCACATAACTTAAGGAAATTCTACAAAATCCAGAATGCTTGCTCACAGCTAGAGGCATCAATCAATGTTCTATATGAAAATGCACTATCTACTGAAGAAATCGATTCAATGCTTAAACATGGAACtaatttggaaaaactTATTGCCGCCAGCCCTGCAATGCATGTAGCAAGCCGTTTGAAAGCGGCTAAGAAAGTGCTGGATATTCAATCGGTTTTCAAGCAgtacaattttgaaagtgacAACTCACCTGTTGATGAATACATCCATTATCCTATTTGTACAGATCGTCGCCTGGAGAATTTGGCATTTATTCATAGTTCGTATCCAAATATGAATGTTAAGTTAACGGAAACTCAGAAAATTGTAATGTGTAATGAACGGTTAGAATTCCTTGGTGATAGTTGGCTGGGTGCCCTTGTTGCATACATCATATACAATAAATACCCTTATGCTGATGAAGGGGCATTATCGAAAATGAAGGATGCGATAGTTAGTAATAGCAATTTAGAGAAAATCTGCACGAAGCTGGGCTTCAAAGAGAGATTGCTTGAAAATATCCCACGttcatcaatgaaaatcaagaatAAATTCTCAAAATACTATGCAGACTGTGTGGAAGCATATATCGGTGCTCTAGTGGTCGACAGATTTTCAGCAGAGTTCAAAGATATAGCAGATTGGCTAACTGAACTTGCTCAAGAACATTTTGAAGAGCTGGGCCCAGACATGTTTAAAAAACCgttaaataaaaatgccAAAGGTGAATTGGCTGAATTTTTACAATTTAATAAACTTGGGCTGAAATTGGCCTACGTCAGAGTTACAAACAAGACGCCATTCAAGGTTCAACTTAAATTAGGAACGATACTTCTGGCAGAAGGCCAGGGGCCCAATGTTCGAGAAGCAGAACATAGAGCTGCGATGGAGGTTCTCGCTAATAAGGagttaattgaaaaatactCATTATGTGAACTTGAAAACAACGATTTTATGAACCATGTCATCGAAGAGGCGTCagaaaaagatcaaaaagaAGTAAAAATCGAGATAGGCCCTGGAACAACCAACTATGGACATATGCTGGGCGAAGAAAAAAGCTCAACGTCTGATCCTCTATTAGCAACAACAGGACCAAATAGCCAGAGCTCTACAGACCCCAACTCAATCATGAAGGAAATTATGGACCGTATGACTTCTCTCGTACCTTCACTGATTTCTGAAGCTATCGAAAGCATAATACAGGAGGATAATTCCGGCATATCAATCTCTGAGCCGTCAATGTCTGAGAATGAGCCAAGGCAACTAGTGGAAAATGATAACAgtacaaaattttcgaaaaataatattactATAAAACATAGCAATAAACCTCCCGAAGATTTAAAGACAAATGATATAGAATATGATAAAGAATCGTCGGGTAGGCTGTATGCCCTTCTAGGATCTATTAAGTTGCACCCAGActatgaaatttttcaagaaggACCGTCTGAATTTCATGCAATTTGTTCCATCAAAGGAACAGGCACATTCTTGGGAGAAGGTACAGGCAGAAGCAAAAAGATTGCACAGCATATAGCAGCAGGGAATGCGCTTAACAGCGAAGCATTACAGGATATACTGACAAATACCTGAAAAACAGGTCATTGCAAAGATATATGCAACacattttatatttatgatttataatatatttttatagCATTTGTGGGTCGAGGAACAATAGAAATCATGTTTATTCGAATAGTACTCGTGGATTTTAGTGTTGTTTCTTGTCAGATGTACTATGATCGAAGCTGtaaaaacaaataaaaataatgaaggatGCGAGGTTCGAACTCGCGCGGACACCGTCCAACAGATCTTAAGTCTGCCGCCTTAGACCACTCGGCCAACCCTCCAATGTGATTAGTGTTTTGTTGTAACATAAACTGGGGAACTACAACATTATGCTCTAATTTCCTCTGACTGCTTTCCCAGAATCAAAACCTAGACACCCGCTGtccaatttattaaactaaatatttcacattattgaatttggttgaatatTAGTGAAAACTTTCCATAGACGCAACTTTtgtcatcttgaagaattccacaccataaaaaggaattcttcgtcatatttgttcttaaatcttttatttactttataattttatatattaaaaaagacAAGCTTTTGATACGCTTTTAGCTATAGTTATATGATCAGATCGATCTCCAAGCTCTCTGTCcctgaattagaatatagACAAGCCGTGTCATATTCTCTCTGTATTATCTGTCTTGTTACCGTATTGAACTTACAATATGTCTTCTGAAATGCTTATTTAAACATATACCTCAAAAACAAGCTTTTTAACACACAATATATTATTCTAATACTACATTGgtttgaattcttcaacagaAAAGGGACCTATTCCGTAGAAACAATAAATGCTGTAAACACTAATTTCTGATGCAGGAAAGTAGGGATGAATAGATACATTCGTATGGGAGGATCTTTATACCAGAAAATACTACAATAAATAATCTCAACTTTTAATTGAGAAGTTTCAAGTCCAAGTCTTATTCTGAAATGATCCAAGTTGAATTAGGTTGAAGTGAGCTCGACGTATCTCCGGCCTCGTTTATAGGTATTAATTGGTTGTCCTGTAGCCAGTTTTAAGCTTGTTTTGCTAGGGTTAATGAGGGTAGCACTAATCGATGCACAGGGCCTATTGCACACTTCAAGGACACTATAGCAGAATGATCTATGTAAAGAGCTACATCCTTTCAAAATACTACATTATTCATTAAGCAGGAGGTACAATTTCTCTCAGCGTCTATTTATTCACAAAAATTGTACCTGAATGAGAAAAATCTGAATACAATATGGAAGGCACAGTGAAATTTGCTGCGTGATGCTGTTTAAGGTTTATAGCCACAACTCTTTAAAGAAGTTATATCCATTATAGCAACGAGTGCCTTCATCAACTAATTGTGAAAACTATAACTACGcgaaaaaaagattcatttgtgttaattatatatacacGAGAAATTACTTTGATATAAGATTCATTACGAGAATCAAAACATAATGCAGATATGATGAAATCCATACAAGCTTTTGTCAATGATTTCTTCCATAATGCTGAAAATGAGGATGAACGAGGAAGACAAGCGAGAAGGTCTAGTGTGGTCCATAACGATATGGGAATGCGAATCAGGAAGAAATCGAATAAGATACGAAATGCACATAAGCTGAGGCCGAAAGAACATGGAAATCGAATTGGCAAGATTAGTGGTGCTAGTAGGAATGTTGCCCTAAGTAAACGATATACCAATAAAAGTCAAAGATCATTTAGtacattttttaaatttattaaatcGATGTTTTCGAACGACGAGCAGAACTTACGGAGATTAAAGAATGAATGTTCTAATATTTACGTTAATAGTCCAAATTTAGAATCCAAGACTAATGAAGAATATAGGAAGATCAAAAATAGAATAGAAAGTAGTGATGCATTCAAGAGGAAGCTCAATGAATTAAAATACGATCGTactcaaattgaaaagataaGGAAAACTACGCGATTAAACAAGCATGCACGCTCTCCAAGGAAGAATGGTGTTCTAGACGATCGACTGAAACTATTAAATAAAGAGGTCCAAGACTTGAAGAGAAGGTTACATGATAAATCAGTTGAATTGGAGCTGGTAGATGCTAGGTTGGATACGGCtttaaaagataataaatggCTAAGGTCAAGAATTGCTGATATGGAGCTTACTGAGGAGAAGGGAAGCAACATTTCTCAGCATAAGATGCCTCATATTTCTACAAGTTTCAAAGATTCACTTCAGTATTCGAGTCCGACAAAATTCAAACGTTATGACAGCAACATTTTGGAGTCTGACGAGATCAAAGACATACTTAAACAGTATGGTGATGATAAGGACTACAAttcagatgatgatacTGGATCATTATCTCCAATTCGAATCGATTACTCGAAGTATTCTGGTACCTAAGCTTAATAGGACCAAAACGGAcacttttcattttgatattttcgttaaaattatatatatatatttgtattattatcaatatcagaCACTTTTGCGCTTCTCATTTTTACTTTGATTAAAACGGTATCAGATCCTAGAATAAAGACATCAGCATCTGGATTTGCTCGTAGCAGAAGCcttttgtaatattttgaCTCTTGACCCAGAGGATTTATGATTTCAGCTACCCCTCTGATGCTTGCGCTTATTTGGTTCAATTCACCTTCAGTGAGATCTTGTAATAGATTGACAAATCTCGCATTATTACTAGAGCTTGGTGAGGACGGCGATGGCGCAGTGGCTTTCTTAGGTGTAAGACTATTAGCAGCCAACCAATCATGGAACAGGAGCGATATTGTTGGATTTGCCAGCATATTTTCGTATTTTTCAGAATGGCGTGAAGTTGCAAATATTACATAATCGTTGTTATCTGTTGGGTCAAAACTATCGCTCGAAGATATATAAATGTAATTCATTAAGGAAACAGAAGGGACACAACTACTTGAGCATGTTGCTACGTGGACATACTTAGAGACTTTTATCAGATCTATCAATCCTCGTGGAAATTTGTCAACAGTTGACATTACAATTTTTGTCTATGATCGATCGTCGCATCACATCTGAAGATATAGctatttcaattgaaaattacACAATCAGTTTCTCTTTTCCGCAGAtgttaatgaaaatttccGTCACCATAACAACGTATAGAGAGAGTGCCTTCcgaaagaaaaaagtacTACTGATACGTATATGAATTATGTGATCGCTACATAATGACTACAAATATATCCAGTGTAACAGCgatgaatattttaagAATCCTTTATGTTTCCAATTTGcccatttctttttcgGCTTTTAATTGGGTTAAAAAGTCAGACCAGCTGAGTAAGATTTCTTCACAAACTGGATGGAATGCGtccaaatttttgtcaTTAATGATGACTTTTAACAGCTTATGCAATTTACTTTTCCGTAAAGTATCGATATCAAAAAAGGGAGGAACATTactcaaattttcaactattttgttcaataaCTTATGTGATTCGTTAATTTCGTTAATTGTTGGCTTTGATTCTCTTTGTAtgagatttttttgtattctCCTACGAAACAACATTGCAATTTCAACTCTTCTTGACCTGTCCAATTTGTTACGAACTTTTCTCTCCTTCCTTTTCTTATCTAGTTCCTTATATTTATCGcttttaatattatttacaGTTTGTTCAATgtaattttcattattttgatctATATTGGTCCTTTTTCTAGTACCTGATGATCTTCTcgattcattatttttagatgATGAGCTATCCTCCTGCTTATATGCTGCGGAATCTTTAGCATTCTTTCTATCATCTTTTCGATCTGAAAAAGgattttttccaaatattatattattttccaGATCATTTATGTGGTCTAGTTCACCTTTTCTCTTCTCTTCTACAAATCTTTTAACGATCAACTTTTTCAGATCGTTCTTATAATTCTTAGCCTGTTTATAAGCTTCTATCAAATCAGTTTGATTCGAACTTTTGGCCTCGAGAAACTgtactattattttatcGTCCAGTGACTTTAACCGATGGGGTTGTTCCCAATAGTAGGTAGgatcattgaaaaaacatACTGCTACACAGTCTGGTTTTCTTTTACGGAGGACATCCTTTCGAAGAAATCTTTGAGGGAAAATCACTGCTGGCCACGGAGGAAATGAACCAACTTTACACAGAACCAAATCACCAGTCTTAAACTGTGGCGACATGAAATAAAAACTTGATCAATTGAGTCTGctttatttcattaaaatggACTTGGCTGTTGTTTTCatctct is part of the Kazachstania africana CBS 2517 chromosome 1, complete genome genome and encodes:
- the KAFR0A03090 gene encoding pyridoxal 5'-phosphate synthase (similar to Saccharomyces cerevisiae YLR456W and YPR172W; ancestral locus Anc_7.529) — encoded protein: MSTVDKFPRGLIDLIKVSKYVHVATCSSSCVPSVSLMNYIYISSSDSFDPTDNNDYVIFATSRHSEKYENMLANPTISLLFHDWLAANSLTPKKATAPSPSSPSSSNNARFVNLLQDLTEGELNQISASIRGVAEIINPLGQESKYYKRLLLRANPDADVFILGSDTVLIKVKMRSAKVSDIDNNTNIYI
- the KAFR0A03060 gene encoding uncharacterized protein produces the protein MQEKRQRKQRPSYVCLECRSRKLKCDKARPYCNRCKKDGKVCAYESENASQITIPDDSSNHTLKLSTSFTDISTDGNSNIDSGSTLTFHSHNLGNTVFDLEYFKHKNITIDIRLDLLKPRDTYVTYGSTTYYDMPLSCHSMIQHDPYKRVLCAFLHGSTMADLQYRLNGISNDTVYSNELLGNQLSPLSFIETVIAKWVEKSNNYVTNQLPLDYFNTLYTIEDTMHPNLLSSIKTLLREVELILVDKQQINLLLKNFYENIYPFFPLIDIPSFERKISEILVEIPGNRYEIKVFNSNIRPKLETLVIFLLILSISLRSDSLLTKKSDDTKNNSSETAKQFVIFSQKLLSLLNGFKFTNENILCCMLLIFISEYLDPENGATHSMHNDILTLKCVTELANTLGLFQDPSYFTRFQNNPAFEESFFIFRRRLWISLQSLRLLIITQDAGSTCRDYEQLKCFMLDHRDDYLSKNFMKGFRHASDFDRRLFNVQKNKYEFHINLVRLMNSLAPINNGTSLADVLENIERLNDFMSQKFPYSDLVNGHASEKEYVDMHFRGAKVDINSVEFVENLTVNLIGLSSLMSTYSLLAAHFEMKSAKDWGSYKELYDMFSIECIRKYLQLARIILDYLNGKLASRIKEEFEYSLNKLVIFTMVKIWLIQMGFCMRLSFKSEFRKLQQQNKRLTSNNDEKKVSDLLVTSVMDNLRNQIELLTNSASDKLGSTYFSCQQAVLMLRYLLYMIDNNVLSSTVTGFWNGATVKSQSFDRIIDKIGMKWGITPRYDDIINDYLMNSDVLQSLDMALLEGVEYLFGNAKLNQREATPFSNKNVFSFNDQDMLNALLESNFDLFANIIDDSLGELPNL
- the PDP3 gene encoding Pdp3p (similar to Saccharomyces cerevisiae YLR455W; ancestral locus Anc_7.528), yielding MSPQFKTGDLVLCKVGSFPPWPAVIFPQRFLRKDVLRKRKPDCVAVCFFNDPTYYWEQPHRLKSLDDKIIVQFLEAKSSNQTDLIEAYKQAKNYKNDLKKLIVKRFVEEKRKGELDHINDLENNIIFGKNPFSDRKDDRKNAKDSAAYKQEDSSSSKNNESRRSSGTRKRTNIDQNNENYIEQTVNNIKSDKYKELDKKRKERKVRNKLDRSRRVEIAMLFRRRIQKNLIQRESKPTINEINESHKLLNKIVENLSNVPPFFDIDTLRKSKLHKLLKVIINDKNLDAFHPVCEEILLSWSDFLTQLKAEKEMGKLET
- the NBP1 gene encoding Nbp1p (similar to Saccharomyces cerevisiae NBP1 (YLR457C) and YPR174C; ancestral locus Anc_7.531) translates to MMKSIQAFVNDFFHNAENEDERGRQARRSSVVHNDMGMRIRKKSNKIRNAHKLRPKEHGNRIGKISGASRNVALSKRYTNKSQRSFSTFFKFIKSMFSNDEQNLRRLKNECSNIYVNSPNLESKTNEEYRKIKNRIESSDAFKRKLNELKYDRTQIEKIRKTTRLNKHARSPRKNGVLDDRLKLLNKEVQDLKRRLHDKSVELELVDARLDTALKDNKWLRSRIADMELTEEKGSNISQHKMPHISTSFKDSLQYSSPTKFKRYDSNILESDEIKDILKQYGDDKDYNSDDDTGSLSPIRIDYSKYSGT
- the KAFR0A03070 gene encoding uncharacterized protein — its product is MEAQLVPITQSPYTERDAHNLRKFYKIQNACSQLEASINVLYENALSTEEIDSMLKHGTNLEKLIAASPAMHVASRLKAAKKVLDIQSVFKQYNFESDNSPVDEYIHYPICTDRRLENLAFIHSSYPNMNVKLTETQKIVMCNERLEFLGDSWLGALVAYIIYNKYPYADEGALSKMKDAIVSNSNLEKICTKLGFKERLLENIPRSSMKIKNKFSKYYADCVEAYIGALVVDRFSAEFKDIADWLTELAQEHFEELGPDMFKKPLNKNAKGELAEFLQFNKLGLKLAYVRVTNKTPFKVQLKLGTILLAEGQGPNVREAEHRAAMEVLANKELIEKYSLCELENNDFMNHVIEEASEKDQKEVKIEIGPGTTNYGHMLGEEKSSTSDPLLATTGPNSQSSTDPNSIMKEIMDRMTSLVPSLISEAIESIIQEDNSGISISEPSMSENEPRQLVENDNSTKFSKNNITIKHSNKPPEDLKTNDIEYDKESSGRLYALLGSIKLHPDYEIFQEGPSEFHAICSIKGTGTFLGEGTGRSKKIAQHIAAGNALNSEALQDILTNT